From one Cyanobacteria bacterium GSL.Bin1 genomic stretch:
- a CDS encoding glycosyltransferase — MKVLHVIPSISPELGGPSLVVISLVQALRDLGIEAEIVTTNDNAGALFDIPLNQKVDYKGVPIWFLPRFEPPLKEFIFSTALTGWLWQNLREYQLIHNHYLFSYAPTCAAVIARHFNLPYIIRPIGQLEPWALNQSQWKKKIYTFLIEHRNLQKASAIHCTSKREAEDVRHFGIQTPTITLPLGVKMPPYISQAKLKLRQQYNINPDVPIVLFLSRLHKKKRPDLLIESLSQLARKDYNFHLVLAGSGELDYLNYLKKLVSSLGLSDQTSFTGFVSGVEKDLVLQGSDLFVLPSFSENFGVAIAEAMAAGLPVVLTPGIQISEEVAAADAGLVVEGEVEPLASAIAQLLTSVDLREKMGQKGKQLVRDRYSWEGIAQELIKHYSAIIK; from the coding sequence GTTATTAGTCTTGTCCAAGCTTTGCGAGATTTGGGCATTGAAGCCGAAATCGTTACCACTAACGATAATGCTGGTGCTTTGTTCGATATTCCTCTCAATCAGAAAGTTGACTATAAAGGGGTTCCCATTTGGTTTTTACCAAGATTTGAACCTCCTCTCAAAGAGTTTATCTTTTCAACCGCTCTTACTGGTTGGCTTTGGCAAAATCTTCGTGAATATCAGCTTATACATAATCACTACCTTTTTTCTTATGCTCCAACTTGCGCTGCAGTGATTGCCCGTCACTTCAATCTTCCTTACATTATTCGTCCCATTGGACAACTGGAACCTTGGGCATTAAATCAAAGCCAATGGAAAAAGAAAATTTATACCTTTTTAATTGAGCATCGCAATCTCCAAAAAGCATCTGCAATTCATTGTACTTCTAAGCGAGAAGCTGAAGATGTGCGTCATTTTGGGATTCAAACTCCCACAATTACCCTTCCTCTTGGCGTGAAAATGCCTCCATACATTTCACAAGCTAAACTAAAACTCCGTCAACAATACAATATAAACCCTGACGTTCCTATCGTTCTATTCTTATCTCGTCTTCATAAGAAAAAGCGTCCAGATTTACTGATTGAATCCCTCAGTCAACTTGCCCGAAAAGATTATAACTTCCATTTGGTTTTAGCAGGTTCGGGAGAACTCGATTATTTGAATTATCTTAAAAAATTAGTTTCGTCTCTGGGGTTATCTGATCAAACTTCTTTTACAGGGTTTGTTTCCGGTGTTGAAAAAGACTTAGTTTTACAGGGATCAGATTTATTTGTCTTACCCTCCTTTTCAGAAAACTTTGGTGTCGCGATCGCGGAAGCAATGGCAGCCGGATTACCTGTAGTCCTCACTCCCGGCATTCAAATTTCTGAGGAAGTCGCGGCAGCAGACGCAGGGCTGGTTGTTGAGGGCGAAGTAGAACCTTTAGCTAGCGCGATCGCGCAACTTCTAACCTCTGTTGATTTAAGAGAAAAAATGGGTCAAAAGGGAAAACAATTAGTGCGCGATCGGTATTCGTGGGAAGGCATTGCACAGGAATTAATT